In Thermus aquaticus, the sequence GTGGCCATCGGCGAGGAGACCGGGGCCCTGGACACCCTCCTCTCCAAGATCGCCGACTTCTACGAGCGGGAGGTGGACGAGGCCGTGGCCAGCCTCACCGCCGCCATTGAGCCCCTGATGATCATCTTCCTGGGCGTCATTGTGGGCATGATCGTGGCCGGGATGTTCCTGCCCCTCTTCAAGATCATCGGGACCCTTTCCACCCAATAAGCCTTTCGGCCACCTCCGGGGGAACCGGCATCACGGAAAGCCGGTTCCCCCGCTTGACCAGGGGGTGGTCCGGGGGGAAGAGGGCTTTGAGCTCCTTTAGGGGGATGAGGGGCCAGGCCTCGAGGAAGGCCACCTCCACCGTGTACCAGCGGGGCCGTTCCGGGGTGGCCCTGGGGTCAAAGTAGGGGCTTCCCGGGTCAAACTGGGTGGGGTCGGGGATGCGGGTCTGGACTACCCGGGCCAGGCCGGCGATCCCGGGGGGGTTGGTGCTGGAGTGGTAGATGAAGCAGAGGTCCCCCTCTCCCATCCGCAACAGGTAGTTCCGGGCCTGGTAGTTCCGGACCCCGTCCCAGATGGCCCGGCCCTCCCGCCTGAGGTCCTCTATGCTGTAGGTCTCGGGTTCAGTCTTGAGGAGCCAGTAGGCCATGGGCCCAAGTCTAAAGGCCCCTTTAGCCCCCTCCAAGCCCTTCTACAGGGCTTTACCCAAAACTCCTTCCTCGCCCTCCCTTAGCCTGCTTCAAGAGTTCTTGGGTGACTTCATAGTTGAGCAGGCGAACCAGGCCCCTCAGGAGCAGGTACGGACCATCCCTCTCGCTGGGCAGCCCCAGCTTGCCCCCGAGCTGCAAAAGAAACCCCTTGAACGGATCCCCCAACCGCTCAACTCCCCAAAGCAACCCCGCCAGCCCCAGCAAAACCGCCACCNNNNNNNNNNNNNNNNNNNNNNNNNNNNNNNNNNNNNNNNNNNNNNNNNNNNNNNNNNNNNNNNNNNNNNNNNNNNNNNNNNNNNNNNNNNNNNNNNNNNNNNNNNNNNNNNNNNNNNNNNNNNNNNNNNNNNNNNNNNNNNNNNNNNNNNNNNNNNNNNNNNNNNNNNNNNNNNNNNNNNNNNNNNNNNNNNNNNNNNNNNNNNNNNNNNNNNNNNNNNNNNNNNNNNNNNNNNNNNNNNNNNNNNNNNNNNNNNNNNNNNNNNNNNNNNNNNNNNNNNNNNNNNNNNNNNNNNNNNNNNNNNNNNNNNNNNNNNNNNNNNNNNNNNNNNNNNNNNNNNNNNNNNNNNNNNNNNNNNNNNNNNNNNNNNNNNNNNNNNNNNNNNNNNNNNNNNNNNNNNNNNNNNNNNNNNNNNNNNNNNNNNNNNNNNNNNNNNNNNNNNNNNNNNNNNNNNNNNNNNNNNNNNNNNNNNNNNNNNNNNNNNNNNNNNNNNNNNNNNNNNNNNNNNNNNNNNNNNNNNNNNNNNNNNNNNNNNNNNNNNNNNNNNNNNNNNNNNNNNNNNNNNNNNNNNNNNNNNNNNNNNNNNCCCTCCAGGGCAGTCGCGCTCTCCTGATAGACCCGGTCAAGGAGGGCTTCTGCCTCCACCCGTGGGTTGGACAGGAAGCGGTAAAGGGCTTTGGCCTGGTGGAAGCGGTTCTGGAGGGGAGAAGGGAGCGAGGCCACCATCTCGCTCACCCGGGCTGAGCCTGCGGCCAAGGCGCCCCGCACCACCTCTTCAAACCGTCGGTGGAGGCGCTTATCGGGGGAAAACGCTCGCAAAACGGCCCGTGAACTCCTGGAGCCTGGCCTCGGCCACCTTGAGCATGTCCATGGATCACCCCCGGTACCAGATACGGGCTGCGCCCGCAAGGGGAGATTTACCACGAAACGGAGATGTGGGTAAAGTCCTGCTTCTAGGGGAGCCTGGGACAGGGTGGAAGCATGCGCGCCCTTCTCCTTCTCCCCCTCCTCTCCGCCTGCTCCCTGACCCTGGAGGTGGCCTACCCCGGGCCCCGCATCCAGGCCCTCCGCACCCAGGGGACCTACTGCGCTGACCGGAACACCCGCTTGGACTACCGCTTGGACCTGGAGGGGCGCCTGGACGCTTTAGAGTTTTTCTGGGTGCCGGAGGGGGTAGGCCCCTGGCAGGCGCGTCCCGAGGAGGTATTCCGCCTTTTCGGCCCCATCCTTGGCCCCGAGGTGCGGGGATACCTGGAGGTGACCCCAAGCGGGGAGGTCCGGGCGGTGTACGTGGCCCCTCAAGGGATTGGGATTGAGCCCCTCCCTGACCGCCGGCTCTGGGTTAGGGGGATGACCGCCGGGGTCTATGGCCCCTACGTGCGGGCCCTGAACCTGGTGCGCCCCGACAGCACCGCTCTTTGCGACCCAGGCTGGTAGCCTGGGGGTATGGGGCTTGAGGTTCAGGAAGAGCTGAAGGCGGCCTTTGGACCCCGGGCCCTCCTCTCCCGCCCGGAGAAGGAGGTCTACCGTTACGACGCCATCCTGGTAGGGGAGGCCCCCTTGGCCGTGGTCTTGCCGGAGTCCAGGGCGGAGGTCCAGGCCCTGGTGCGCCTGGCTCGGCGCCACGGGGTGCCGCTGGTGCCCCGGGGGGCGGGAAGCGGCCTTTCCGGGGGGGCGGTGCCCCTGGGGGAGGCCATCGTGGTGGCCTTCACCCGCATGGCCCGCCTCGAGGTGGACCCCAAGGCCCGTACCGCCTGGGCCGAGCCCGGGGTGACCACGGCCCAGGTCACGGAGGCCGCCAGGCCCCACGGCCTCTTTTACCCGCCGGACCCCGCTTCCTTGCGCACCAGCACCCTGGGGGGGAACCTGGGGGAAAACGCCGGGGGGCCCCTTTGCTTCAAGTACGGGGTCACGGGGGACTATGTGCTGGAGCTGGAGTGGGTGGACGGGGAGGGGGAGGTGTGGCGCCTGGGCCGGGAGGCCTACGACCTCCCTGGGCTCCTCATCGGTTCGGAGGGGACTTTGGGCCTCGTCACCGGGGCCAGGCTCCGCCTCCTTCCCCTGCCCCGGCACCGGGCCACCCTCATGGCCGTCTTCCCCGAGGTGGAGGCCCTGGCGGAGGCGGTCTCCCGGGCCATCGCCCTGGGGGCGGTGCCCGCCAAGCTGGAGTTCATGGACCAAAGCGCTGTGAACGCCGTGGAGGACTACCTGGGCATGGGCCTGCCCCGGAATAGGGCTCTTCTCCTGGCGGAGACCGACGGGGACGACCGGGAGCTGGTGGAAGAGGAGCTTTCCCTGGTGGAGAGAACGGCCCTGGAGCTTGGGGCCGAGGTGCGTAGGGCCCGGGACGAGAAGGAGGCCGAGGCCCTCTGGCGGGCCCGGAGGAGCGTGAGCCCCGCCTTAGGCCGCCTCCGCCCCAAGCGGGTCAACGAGGACATCGCCGTTCCCCGCTCCGCTTTACCCCAGGTGGTGGGAGAGATCGCCGCCTTGGGCCAGGCCCACGGCCTCCTTGTGGTCCAGTTCGGCCACATCGGGGACGGGAACCTCCACCCCAACATCCTCTACGATCCCCGGTTTGAGCCCGAGGAGCGGGTCTGGGAGCTGGCCCACGAGATCGCCCGGGTGGCCCTGCGGCACGGGGGGGTCCTTTCCGGGGAGCACGGCATCGGGGTCATGAAGCGCGCCTTCATGGCCGAGGCCCTGGACCCCGCCACCCTGGACTTCCTGAGGCGGACCAAGGCGGCCTTGGATCCCGGGGGGGTTCTGAACCCCGGCAAGCTCCTCCCCTGATACCACCCCATGCTGGCGCAAGCCAGCATGGGGTGGTGTTAGCGGACCCTGTACCCCGCCTCCTTGAGGACCTCCCTGGCCCGCTCCCTCTCCTCCCGGGTGGCGAAGCCAAGCCGGAGGGCACCCGCCTCCTCGCGGATGGTGAGGACCTCAATGTCCTTGATGTTGACCCCGGCCTCGCCCAAGGCGGTGGCGATCCGGGCGATCTCCCCGGGGCGGTCCGGCACCTGGACCGAGAGGTCGTGCATCTCGGGCAGGAGGCTCCGGCGGACGATGGGGAGGCTGTCGCGGGTGCGCTTGGCTTCCTCGGCCGCCTCCAGAAGGGCCTCGGGGGATTCCAGAAGGCCTTCTAGCTCCAGGAGGACCTCCCTGAGCTCCTCTATCGCCCCTTTGAGGGCCTCCTTGTTCTCCACCACCATGTCCCGGCTCATCCTGGGGCTTCCCGAGGCCACCCGGGTCAGGTCCCGGAAGCCCCCGGCCGCCAGGAACATGAGGAGGTCCTTGTCCCGGCTCTGGGCCACCATGCGGTTTAGGGCCACGGCCAGGAGGTAGGGCAGGTGGGAGATGCGGGCCACCAGCTCATCGTGGAGCCTGGGGGGAACCTCGAGGGAGTAGGCCCCTAGGGCCTCCACCAAGCGCCGAATCCCCTCCCTGGCCCTCGGAGTGGTCCTATGGGTGGGGGTGAGGACCCAGACGGCGTTTTCCAGAAGCCCAGCGTGGGCGTTTTCCACCCCGGCCCGCTCGCTTCCCGCCATGGGGTGGCCCCCCAGGAAGTGGGGGAGGAGGTTCTCCAGGGCCTCCACCACCTTGGCCTTGACGCTCCCCACGTCAGTCCAGAGGCTCTCGGGGTGGGCGTGGGGGGCGATGGCCTGGCCCAGGGCCTTCAAAGCCCCCACCGGGGCCGCCAGGATGCCCAAGGAGAGCTCCCCCACCCAGGGGCCGATCTCCCGGTGGGCCCGGTCCGCCACCCCCAGGAAGAGGGCCTTTTCCAGGGCCAGGGGGTCGGGGTCGTAGACGTGGACCTCCTCGGCCAGAAAGCGCTCCTTGAGGCCCAGGGCCACACTCCCCCCCAGGAGCCCCACCCCGAAGACCCCCACCTTGGCGAAGAGGGGCCTCATCCCTTGACCGGGACGGAGAGGGTCTTGTCCAGGGCCTCCGCCAGGCGGCGCACCCGGGCCATAAGCGCGGCGAACTCCTCCTCGTGGAGCTGTTGCGCGGCGTCGGAGAGGGCCTTTTCCGGCTCGGGGTGGGTCTCCACGATCAGGCCGTCGGCCCCCGCCGCCAGGCCCGCCAGGGCCAAGGAGATGACCCAGTCCCGCTTCCCCGCCGGGTGGGAGGGGTCAATCCAGACGGGGAGGTGGGTCCAGCTCTTGAGGACGGGGACGGCGGAGACGTCCAGGGTGAAGCGGGTGGCCTTCTCAAAGGTGCGGATGCCCCGCTCCACCAGGATGACCCGCATGTTGCCCCGGGAGAGGATGTACTCGGCGCTCATGAGGAACTCCTCGAGGGTCATGCTCATCCCCCGCTTGAGGAGGACGGGCTTGCCCACCTCCCCCACCGCCTGGAGGAGGGGGAAGTTCTGGGCGTTCCTGGCCCCGATCTGCAGGGCGTCGGCGTACTCCGCCACCAGCTCCACCTGGTCCGGGGAAAGGACCTCGGTCACCACGGGGAGGCCCGTCTCCTTCCGGGCCTCGGCTAGGATCTTGAGGCCCTCCACCCCCAAGCCCTGGAAGGCGTAGGGGCTCGTGCGGGGCTTGAAGGCCCCGCCCCGGAGCATGTGGGCCCCGTAGGCCTTGACGTAGCGGGCCGCCTTCAGGGTCTGCTCCCGGCTTTCCACCCCGCAAGGGCCCGCGGCCACCATGACGTGCCCGCCCCCGGTCCTCCCCGTGGGGAAGTCCAGGACCGTGGGGAAGGGCTGGACGTCCAGGCTGGCCAGCTTCCAGGGCTTGGAGATGGGAATGACCTCGGCCACCCCGGGGAGGGCCCGGAAGTGCTCCATGAGCTCGGGGGTGGGCCCCCGGCCGATGGCCCCCACCAGGGTGGTCTCCACCCCTTGGGAGACGTGGGGCCGGTACCCCACCTTCTCTATCTCCTGGATGACCTCCTGAAGCTCCTCCTCCGTGTGTCCCCGCCGCATCACGATCAGCATGGCTCGCCTCCTTAAAGCTTGGGCGCCCCCTTTTGGGGGCGCCCGCTTGCGGAAAACCGCTACGCAAGACCAAGGGCGCCCCCGGCGGGAGGATAAAAGCCGTAGTAGCGCCCAAAGGTCCGCATAGTTGCTCCAGAGTGTAGGGCAGGGAGGGGGGTGGCGTCAAGGGGCCTCGGCCAGGGCCCCTGTGGGGTCCCGGTAAAGGCCGGGAGGGACCTCTGGGGGGGCCTTCAGCGCATAGCCTACAAGCCCCGTGGAGCCTTCCGGGGCCAGGCGCCTCCCCGCCCAGGTGTTGGCCCCCACATGGTGGTGGTAGCCGTCCCAGGCGAAGAAGAGGGTCCCGGGGTAGGTGCGCAGGGTCACGGCCATGCGAAGCCTTCCCGCGAAGAAGGCTTCGGCTTCGGCGAGGTCCAGCACGTGGAGGTGGAGGTGGCCAAGGAGGGTTTCTGGGGGGAGGGGGGCGGGCCTGGGGTTCTCGGCCAGGAGGTTCTCCAGGTTCAGGGGCGCCGTGAACATGAGGGGGCCCTCGGGCCACTCCCCCCGGGGGCGGTCCCGGTAGAGCTCCAGGCCATTGCCCTCCGGGTCCCGGAAGTAGAGGGCCTCGGAGACCCCGTGGTCCGCGGCTCCCTCAAAATGGGCCTTCCCTTCCAGAAGCCTGCGGAAGACCGCGGCCAGCGCCTTCCCGTCGGGCAGGAGGAGGGCGAAGTGGTAGAGGCCCACCGAGGGGTAAGGGCGGAGGGGGGCCTCCGGGTCGTGGATCAGATCCAGGAGGAAGCCCCGCCCCTGGGGGAAGAGCCGGTATCGGGGCGGGTCGGCCTCCGCCTCAAGCCCCAGGAGGTCCCGGTAGAAGGCCAGCTGGGCCTTTAGGTCCCGCACCCTCAGGGTGAGCCCCAAAAGCCGCCTCAAAGGGCCTCCTCCGTTCGGGGAAGACCCCACAGGTAAAAGGCCACAGGGGGCACGTGCAGGGCGATGAGCGAAAGCTCGGTTCTGGGATCAGAGGCGGCGGCCAAGGGGGGGAAGAGCATCAGGAAGAAGACGGCCAGGGCCAGGCCCACGAAGATGGGCAAGGCCCTGGGGCTTCGCCGTCTAAAGGGCACGTAGAGGGCGAACCCTAGGGCCATGGGCAGGGCGGTGAAGAGGGCCACGGCGGCCAGGCCCACCTCCTCGGGGGGCCTTCCGGGAGGGGCCACCTGGAAAGGCACGCCCGCCAGCCGGGCCAGGGCGTAGAGGAGAAGGTTGGTACCCAGGGCCATCCCCGTGGCCAGTAGGGCGAGGCGAAGAGGGGCCATCCTCATGCGCCCACGGCCTCCTTGGCCGCCACCACTTCGGCGTCCACGCCAAAGCGGACCTCCTCGCCCACCAGGAGGCCCCCCGTCTCCAGGACCATGTTCCAGGTGAGGCCGAAGTCCTTGCGGTTGAGCTTTCCCTCAAAGTGGGCGGCCAGGCGCTCGTTGCCCCAGGGGTCCTTGATGGGCCCCGAGGTTTCCACCTCCAGCACCAGGGGCCGGGTCACGTCCCGGATGGTGAGCTCCCCTTCCACCCGGTAGCGGCCTTCCCCCAGGGGGGTGATCTTCTCGCTCCGGAAGACGATCTCCGGGTAGCGCTCCGCATCCAGGAAGTCGGGGGAGCGCAGGTGGTTGTCCCGGTCGGCCACGCCGGTGTGGATGCTCCTGGCGTCCAGGCGGGCCTCCACCCGGAGGGGCTTGCCGCTTTCGTCGGTCTCCGCGAAGCCCTCCTTCAGGTTCAGGCTTCCCCGCACCGTGGCCACCATCATGTGCCGCACGGAAAAGGTGATGCTGGTGTGGGCCGGATCCAGGTTCCAACGCATCTTTACCCTCCTTGGGCCAGCGGCCCAAGGCTACGCTACACCAAGCGCTACGATATGTCAAGCGCTATTTAGGGTAGTAGCGCGGTCGGAAGGGCAGGCCCAGGGCCTCGGCGAAGGCCTTCAGGCCCAGGCGGTCTGGCTCCTCCAGGTGGTAGCGGAAGTTCCACAGGTAGTGGAGGAGGAGGGCGGGGTGGACGCCAAGGCGCTTTCCCTCCGCCTGGGCTACCTCCTCCAGGCGGCCCAGGCCCAGGAGGCGGGCCCGCCTCAGGGCCTGGACCACGGCTTTGGGCGGGGGGCTTTCCAGGCGGTAGGCCCAGACGGCGAAGACGAAGGGGAGGCGGGTCCTCCGGAACCAGGCCATAGCCAAATCGGTCACCTCCACCTCGCCGAAGCGGGTGGGGAGGGCCATGGGGGTTTCGGGGAGGTTTTGGAGGAGGCCAGCGTAGGCCCGGATGGCCCGGTCCCCGATGAGGAGGACCCCGTCGTAGCGCTCAAGAAGCTCCAGCTCCCCCTCGGCCCGCTCGCAGGCGGGCCTTACGCCTTCCTCCTCCAGGAGCAGGCGGAGGAGGGCCACGCTGGTGGCGCTCTCCCCGGTGAGGGCCACCCGCTTGAGGTCCTTCAGGGGCACCCGGTGGAAGAGGTTCACCGAGTAGACCGGTCCCAAAACGGCCACGGAGAAGTCGGGCAAAAGCCCCCAGGCCTCCTGGCGCTCCAGATAGGCCAGGCTCGAGGCCAGGGAGAGGGTGAGCGCCCCCTCCTCCAGCATCCGGTTGAGGGCGGTGGGCGGGGCCCGAACCAGCTCAAAACCCTCGGGCCTCAGGAAGTGGGCCAGGGGGGCCACGTTGGCGTAGGGGGGGAGGCCCAGGCGGTAGCTCACGCCTCTACTTGGTCCCAGACCCGCACCTCCCGGTAGAGGGCGTCCCGCTCCACGGGGATGCGGCCCGCGCTCCGGATGATGCCCGCCAGGGCCTCCTTGGTGAGGCCCTTTGGGGTGGGGCTTCCCGCCATGTGGACGATGCGCTCCTCAATGAGGGTGCCGTCTATGTCGGTGACCCCCCAGTCCAGGGAGACCTGGGCGAGCTCGGGGGTTAAGGTGGCCCAGTAGCCCTTGATGTGGGGGAAGTTGTCCAGGTAAAGCCGGGCGATGGCCAGGTTCCTGAGATCGTCCAGGCCGGTGGTGAACTCCTTTTTGCCCAGCTCCCGGGCCAGCTGGTTGCCGTCGGGCTGGAAGGCCAGGGGGATGAAGCTCATGAAGCCCCCGGTCTCGTCCTGGAGCCGCCTCAGGCGCTCCATGTGGTCCAGGCGCTCCTCGAGGGTCTCTATGTGGCCGTAGAGCATGGTGGCGTTGGTGGGGATGCCCAGCTCGTGGGCGGTGCGGTGGACCTCAAGCCACCCCTCCGCCGAGACCTTGGCCCGGGCGATCCGCTTCCGCACCCTTTCGGCGAAGATCTCCGCCCCGCCCCCCGGCATGGCGTCCAACCCCGCCTCCTTCAGGGCCAGGAGGACCTCCTGGTAGGACAGGCGGGCGATCTTGGAGAAGTGGTGGATCTCCGCCGCCGTCCAGGCCTTCACCTGGACCCCGGGGAAGTTCTCCTTCAGGGCCCGGACCAGGTCCAGGTAGTACTGGAAGGGCCTCTTGGGGTGGTGGCCCGCCGTCAGGTGGATCTCGGTGAGGCCCTCCTGGTAGCGGGCCTTTACCCAGGCCACGACCTCCTCCACATCCCAGTCCCAGGCCCCCTCCTCGCCGAAGCGCCTCTGGAAGGCGCAAAAGGTGCAGCCCACGTAGCAGATGTTGGTCTGGGAGACCCGGATGGAGTGGACGAAGTAGGTCTTGTGGCCGTGCTTCCTTTCCCGCACCAGGTTGGCCAGGCGCATGAGGGTGGGGAGGTCCTTGGTCTCGTAGAGGACGAGGCCCTCGGCGAAGCTCAAGCGCTCGCCCGCCATGACCTTTTCGGCGATAGGGACGAGGCGGGGGTCCCGGATGCCTCTCATCCCCCGAAGTCTACTCCCCCTTCAGGCTCAGGAGTAGGGCCTCCACCTCTTTGCGGCGCCCGCCCACCGCCTTCTTCCCCAGGAGGTTCCTGAGGTAGCGGTCGGTGAGGAGGCGGTCCACGTAGGGGTAGACCGTGGCGGCCATGACGAAGTCCAGGAGGTCCGAGGGGCGGGGCTTCCGGCTTTTGTCCTTACGGCTTTCGGCCAGGAGGGTGGCGAGGAGGCGGGTAAAGGGCACCTCCCGGAGCCCGGTCCGCCTTTGGATCTCCTCCAGGGCCCAGGCCCGGGCCTCGAGGGGATCCTCGGGGAGGCCTTGCAGAAGCCCCGCAAAGGGGGAGAGGTCGGCGGGGGTCTCCCAGTCGCCCCCAGGCCAGAGGAAGTCCTCCAGGTAGAGGCCCCGCTCCTGGCGCTTGGCGATCTCCTGCCAGGGGCGGACCCAAAGCCCCCCGGAGAGGGCGGAGAAGACCTCCACGAGGGCGGGGAGGAGGTAGCCCGCCTTCTCCTTGGGCCCCCGCGCCGGGTAAAGGGTTTCTAGGACGTGGAAGGGGGAAGGGGGGGCCAGGGCCCTGCCCTTTAGCGCCAGGAAGAGCCTGCCGAAGGCCTCGTGCCCGGGTTGGCCCAGGAGGTGCTTGGCCATGCGGCTGGCGTAGTTCTGGTCCAGGTAGACGATCACTCCTTGGCCTTGGTGAGCCAGAGGGCCCCCGCCAGCAGGGCCACGCCCCCGGCGAAGAGGAGGAAGTCCAGGGCCTCCTTGGGCTTGAAGGCCAGGGCCTTCTCAAAGAACTTCACCACCAGGATCATGACGATGACCTGGCCCAGCTTGCCCTTGAGGTCGGAAAGGCTTTCCACCCGGAGCACGCTTTCCATGGGCAGGTCCAGCTTGCGGATGAAGAGCTCAAAGAGGCCGAGGCCGAAGATGAGGAAGACAGCAGAAAGGAGCCCCAGGTCCACCGCTCCTATCAGGCGGGTCAGGGCCTCCTCCAGGGGGCTTTGCCAGGCGGCGAGGGCCTCGAGGAGGGCGAGGTAGGCGAAGTAGACAGAGCCCAGAAGGAGCCCCGCCACCGGCATGAGGATCACCAGGCGCAGGGGGAAGAGGAAGGCTTCCGGCTGCATGGGGGCATTCTAGGGCAGGTAGGGGGCCTCGGGCGGGGTGCCGGTGGAGGCCCTCTCCACCAGGGTGGGCTCAAAGCGCACCTCCCTGGGGGGGCCTCCGTACCCCTGCATCCTCTCCAGGAGGAGCTGGGCCGCCCGGGCCCCCATGGCCTCCACCGGCTGGACGATGGTGGAAAGCCCCACCTCCTCGGCGAAGGGGTGGCCGTCAAAGCCCAGGACCCGCACCTCTTTGCCCAGGGTGAGGCCGAGCCTTTGGGCCTCCTCCAGGACCCCCAGGGCCACCTGGTCGGCCCCGGCGAAGATGTTGAGGGGGGGCGAGGCCTTTTCCAGGAAGTGCCGGAGGGCCAGGCGCCCCCCTTCCGCCGAGAGGCGGGTCACGTAGAGGTGGCCCTCCGGGAAGGGCCGCCTGGCCTCCTTAATGGCCTCCAGAAACCCCGCCATGCGTTCGCTGAAGACCGTGTGCCGGAAGGCCCGGTCCGGCTCCTCCTCCACCTTGATGGCGAAGATGCTGCCGGGAAAACGGGCCAGGTAGGCCCCGGCCAGCCGCCCCCCCAGGCGGTTGTCCAGGTAGACGGAGTCGTACCGGGGGTTTCTGGCGTCCACCAGGACCACCGGCCTTTCCGTGGGCAGGCGCCCTTCCCCGAAGAGCTCGGTGAGGTCGTAGGAGGCCAGGATCAGGCCGTCGGTGAGGAAGGCCAGGGTGGTGCTCTCCAGGTATCGCTTGAGCCGGGCCTGGGAGAGGATGGGGAAGAGGGCCAGGTCGTAGCGCTTCTCCAGGAGGACGCTCTCAATGCCCTCAATGAGCCTGCGGTAGAACTCCGTGGCCACGAAGGGAAGGAGGACGGAGACCGTGTAGCTCCGCCCCCCGGCGATCCTGCGGGCGTGGGGGTTGGGGGTGTAGCCCAGCTCCTCCATGGCCCTCAGGACCCGGGCCCGGGTTTCGGGCCGCACGGCGGGGTGGTTGTTGAGGACCCGGCTCACCGTGCCCAGGCCCACCCCGGCGCGGGCGGCCACCTCGTGGATGGTAGGTTTCTTCTTCATGGCTTGTGGAAGGGCTTCATGGAAACTTCCACCCTCAGGATAGGGCAAAGGGCTCCCTTTTGCAAGAATGGGGGCGTGGGTTACGTTCTTCTGGCCTACCTCCTGGGCTCTTTGGTGGGGGGGCTCCTCTTCTTCCCCCAGGTCCGGCAAAAGGACCTCCCCGGGGGCTCGGGGGTCTTCCGGCAAAAGGGCCCCCTGGCCGCGCTCATGGTGGTCCTCTTTGACGTGGGGAAGGGGGTTCTGGCCGCTCTCCTCACCCCCGAGGCTTGGCGGCCCCTTGCGGCGGGGGCGGTGGTGGCGGGCCACAACTGGCCCCTTTTCTTCCGCTTCCGGGGCGGGGGAGGGATCGCCCCATCCCTGGGCTTCTTCCTCTTCTGGTACCCCCAGACGACCCTTCTTGCGGCGGGGCTCGGCCTTCTGGTGGCCGGGCTCTACCACGCCCTCTACTGGGGCAGGAGTCGGCGTGGGGTCTACCCCATCCCCTTCGGGGCCATCTTCGGCTACCTGGCCCTCCTCTTCTTGCTCCCGGGCGAGGGCCGGCTGGGGGCCCTCCTTTCGGCCCTGGCCGTGGGCCTGAGGGGCCTGCAAATCCTTAGGGGAAGATGGTAGCTTTAGGGCATGAAGGTCCTGCGTTTCAACGAGGGCCGATGGGGCGTTTTGGAAGGCGAGCTGGTTTTGGAGACGGACGGGCCCGGAGGGAACCCCACGGGGCGGAGGTACGACCTGGCCTCGGTGCGCCTTCTGGTGCCCGCCACCCCTAGCAAGATCGTCTGCGTGGGGCGAAACTACAAGGAGCACATCCGGGAGATGGGCCACAGCTTCGGGGAGGACCTGCCCAAGGAGCCCGGCCTCTTCCTGAAGGCCCCCAACGCCCTGGCCCACCCGGGGAACCCCAAGGACCCCTGGAACACCGGGGACGCCGTGCCCTACCCCCACTTCACCCAGGAGCTCCACTACGAGGGGGAGCTGGCGGTGGTGGTGGGAGACCGGATGCGGAACGTCCCGCCTGAGCGGGCCCTGGACCACGTCCTGGGGTACACCATCGCCGTGGACATCACCGCCCGCGATGCCCAGAAGCAGGACCTGCAGTGGGTCCGGGCCAAGAGCGCCGACAAGTTCCTGCCCCTCGGGCCCTGGGTGGAGACCGACCTGGACCCCTCCAACACCTGGGTCCGCACCTACGTCAACGACGAGCTCCGCCAGGAGGGGCACACCTCGGCCATGATCTTCAGCGTGGCGGAGATCCTGGCTTACATCTCCAGCTTCATGACCCTCGAGCCCCTGGACGTGGTCCTCACCGGCACGCCCTCCGGGGTTGGGGCCTTAAACCCCGGCGACCGCATTGAGGTGGCCGTGGAGGGCATCGGTACCCTGCACACCCGCATCGGGCCCAAGGAGGCGAGGCCGTGGTGAAG encodes:
- a CDS encoding EVE domain-containing protein; translated protein: MAYWLLKTEPETYSIEDLRREGRAIWDGVRNYQARNYLLRMGEGDLCFIYHSSTNPPGIAGLARVVQTRIPDPTQFDPGSPYFDPRATPERPRWYTVEVAFLEAWPLIPLKELKALFPPDHPLVKRGNRLSVMPVPPEVAERLIGWKGSR
- a CDS encoding transposase, with product MVNLPLRAQPVSGTGGDPWTCSRWPRPGSRSSRAVLRAFSPDKRLHRRFEEVVRGALAAGSARVSEMVASLPSPLQNRFHQAKALYRFLSNPRVEAEALLDRVYQESATALEG
- a CDS encoding FAD-binding oxidoreductase yields the protein MGLEVQEELKAAFGPRALLSRPEKEVYRYDAILVGEAPLAVVLPESRAEVQALVRLARRHGVPLVPRGAGSGLSGGAVPLGEAIVVAFTRMARLEVDPKARTAWAEPGVTTAQVTEAARPHGLFYPPDPASLRTSTLGGNLGENAGGPLCFKYGVTGDYVLELEWVDGEGEVWRLGREAYDLPGLLIGSEGTLGLVTGARLRLLPLPRHRATLMAVFPEVEALAEAVSRAIALGAVPAKLEFMDQSAVNAVEDYLGMGLPRNRALLLAETDGDDRELVEEELSLVERTALELGAEVRRARDEKEAEALWRARRSVSPALGRLRPKRVNEDIAVPRSALPQVVGEIAALGQAHGLLVVQFGHIGDGNLHPNILYDPRFEPEERVWELAHEIARVALRHGGVLSGEHGIGVMKRAFMAEALDPATLDFLRRTKAALDPGGVLNPGKLLP
- a CDS encoding prephenate dehydrogenase/arogenate dehydrogenase family protein, yielding MRPLFAKVGVFGVGLLGGSVALGLKERFLAEEVHVYDPDPLALEKALFLGVADRAHREIGPWVGELSLGILAAPVGALKALGQAIAPHAHPESLWTDVGSVKAKVVEALENLLPHFLGGHPMAGSERAGVENAHAGLLENAVWVLTPTHRTTPRAREGIRRLVEALGAYSLEVPPRLHDELVARISHLPYLLAVALNRMVAQSRDKDLLMFLAAGGFRDLTRVASGSPRMSRDMVVENKEALKGAIEELREVLLELEGLLESPEALLEAAEEAKRTRDSLPIVRRSLLPEMHDLSVQVPDRPGEIARIATALGEAGVNIKDIEVLTIREEAGALRLGFATREERERAREVLKEAGYRVR
- the aroF gene encoding 3-deoxy-7-phosphoheptulonate synthase, whose translation is MLIVMRRGHTEEELQEVIQEIEKVGYRPHVSQGVETTLVGAIGRGPTPELMEHFRALPGVAEVIPISKPWKLASLDVQPFPTVLDFPTGRTGGGHVMVAAGPCGVESREQTLKAARYVKAYGAHMLRGGAFKPRTSPYAFQGLGVEGLKILAEARKETGLPVVTEVLSPDQVELVAEYADALQIGARNAQNFPLLQAVGEVGKPVLLKRGMSMTLEEFLMSAEYILSRGNMRVILVERGIRTFEKATRFTLDVSAVPVLKSWTHLPVWIDPSHPAGKRDWVISLALAGLAAGADGLIVETHPEPEKALSDAAQQLHEEEFAALMARVRRLAEALDKTLSVPVKG
- a CDS encoding VOC family protein, with the protein product MRRLLGLTLRVRDLKAQLAFYRDLLGLEAEADPPRYRLFPQGRGFLLDLIHDPEAPLRPYPSVGLYHFALLLPDGKALAAVFRRLLEGKAHFEGAADHGVSEALYFRDPEGNGLELYRDRPRGEWPEGPLMFTAPLNLENLLAENPRPAPLPPETLLGHLHLHVLDLAEAEAFFAGRLRMAVTLRTYPGTLFFAWDGYHHHVGANTWAGRRLAPEGSTGLVGYALKAPPEVPPGLYRDPTGALAEAP
- a CDS encoding DUF6069 family protein, with product MRMAPLRLALLATGMALGTNLLLYALARLAGVPFQVAPPGRPPEEVGLAAVALFTALPMALGFALYVPFRRRSPRALPIFVGLALAVFFLMLFPPLAAASDPRTELSLIALHVPPVAFYLWGLPRTEEAL
- a CDS encoding YceI family protein, producing the protein MRWNLDPAHTSITFSVRHMMVATVRGSLNLKEGFAETDESGKPLRVEARLDARSIHTGVADRDNHLRSPDFLDAERYPEIVFRSEKITPLGEGRYRVEGELTIRDVTRPLVLEVETSGPIKDPWGNERLAAHFEGKLNRKDFGLTWNMVLETGGLLVGEEVRFGVDAEVVAAKEAVGA
- a CDS encoding menaquinone biosynthetic enzyme MqnA/MqnD family protein, encoding MSYRLGLPPYANVAPLAHFLRPEGFELVRAPPTALNRMLEEGALTLSLASSLAYLERQEAWGLLPDFSVAVLGPVYSVNLFHRVPLKDLKRVALTGESATSVALLRLLLEEEGVRPACERAEGELELLERYDGVLLIGDRAIRAYAGLLQNLPETPMALPTRFGEVEVTDLAMAWFRRTRLPFVFAVWAYRLESPPPKAVVQALRRARLLGLGRLEEVAQAEGKRLGVHPALLLHYLWNFRYHLEEPDRLGLKAFAEALGLPFRPRYYPK